A stretch of Aedes aegypti strain LVP_AGWG chromosome 2, AaegL5.0 Primary Assembly, whole genome shotgun sequence DNA encodes these proteins:
- the LOC110677030 gene encoding leucine-rich repeat-containing protein 40-like has protein sequence MISPIVVFLALLLSTEVAPNTIQIDCDAVTTDLRNSTSDDLCVIVLNQQKWNISSLAQSSVMLPKFDKFNLVGVNGSFPSVHFFSTKTRLEKLLIYDSVMHEVQFPTILESLLITRSHTRQLIIENTDKHQYALHTLVLVDNELSKLPRIDQLIHLKSFSIANNLLEKVNLTEFGKLYELESLDVSSNRIREIVIGTINLLSLHKLDLSQNMLKSLPQNLGQLGSLETLVLHHNKLEYIEMSHLNGLTKLKILDLRFNNLLIGSLVPVLLPALEIVRLESCRLQQLDLHSIETPKLKKLHIEDNKLEYVEAFFEGVYQGAGLELYGDRNPWNCNWLQDKHPRVKFVVQQDRQTCRRFVKNVCCAGSDYATERKADRRLQVVQEQNRMIYKVLEEQQDKLRIKGGNCEMMGNRLSKIESTLGEIMSLVKMMAIKIDSIK, from the exons ATGATCTCACCAATCGTTGT TTTTTTAGCGCTTCTACTATCAACAGAAGTTGCACCAAACACCATTCAGATAGATTGTGATGCCGTCACCACAGATCTTCGAAATTCAACCAGTGACGACTTGTGCGTGATTGTCTTAAATCAACAAAAATGGAACATCAGCTCCTTGGCTCAATCTTCAGTGATGCTTCCCAAATTCGACAAGTTCAACTTGGTCGGTGTAAATGGATCGTTTCCTTCGGTGCACTTCTTTTCAACAAAAACTCGTCTCGAAAAACTACTCATCTACGATTCCGTCATGCATGAGGTACAGTTTCCCACGATATTAGAAAGCTTGTTGATTACCCGGAGCCACACGCGACAACTGATCATCGAGAATACGGACAAACATCAATATGCTTTGCATACTCTTGTTTTAGTTGATAATGAGCTATCGAAACTTCCACGAATCGATCAATTGATTCATTTGAAGTCATTCAGTATAGCAAATAATTTGTTAGAGAAAGTTAATCTCACTGAGTTCGGTAAACTGTATGAATTGGAGTCGTTAGACGTGAGCTCCAATCGTATTCGTGAAATTGTAATCGGAACGATAAATCTTCTAAGTTTACACAAATTAGATTTAAGCCAAAATATGTTGAAGAGTCTTCCACAAAACCTAGGACAATTAGGATCCTTAGAAACATTGGTATTGCACCACAATAAGTTGGAATACATCGAAATGAGCCATCTCAACGGACTAACAAAGCTGAAGATTCTGGACCTTCGGTTCAACAATCTTCTGATTGGTTCTCTAGTTCCAGTCTTGCTACCAGCTTTGGAAATTGTACGGCTTGAGTCGTGTCGCCTGCAACAGCTAGACTTGCATAGCATTGAAACTCCCAAGCTGAAGAAGTTGCATATTGAGGACAACAAGCTAGAGTACGTAGAAGCATTTTTCGAGGGTGTCTACCAGGGTGCCGGATTGGAGTTGTATGGTGACAGAAATCCTTGGAATTGCAACTGGTTGCAGGACAAGCACCCTCGGGTAAAATTTGTGGTCCAACAAGATCGACAAACTTGTAGAAGATTCGTCAAGAATGTATGCTGCGCCGGCAGTGATTATGCTACTGAGCGAAAAGCCGATCGCAGATTGCAGGTGGTTCAAgaacagaatcgaatgatttaTAAAGTGCTGGAAGAACAGCAGGATAAATTACGAATAAAAGGCGGAAACTGTGAAATGATGGGAAATAGACTGTCTAAAATAGAGAGCACCCTTGGGGAAATTATGAGCCTTGTAAAAATGATGGCAATAAAGATAGATTCCATTAAATAA